In the Kaistella sp. 97-N-M2 genome, one interval contains:
- a CDS encoding histidine kinase, translating to MTKIDLIEDVADEFRSKYPELTMFEALSLGVQTQRNQILENGFVVSKNDKYPSGLEAISIALGFTDNMADLTIAKALENISLKD from the coding sequence ATGACAAAAATTGACCTAATAGAAGATGTCGCAGATGAATTTCGAAGCAAATACCCAGAACTGACAATGTTTGAGGCTTTGTCATTAGGCGTACAAACTCAAAGAAACCAAATTTTGGAGAATGGATTTGTTGTAAGTAAAAATGATAAATATCCGAGTGGCCTTGAAGCTATAAGTATTGCTTTAGGATTTACAGATAATATGGCAGATTTAACTATCGCAAAAGCATTAGAAAACATTTCACTGAAAGATTAA
- a CDS encoding S49 family peptidase — MKINTASNIFRGAWLLNPAYAPELEMLANSHKNGATGNVIDRKEFFAAAKNTSASPGQPKQERRIIKVPMRGLLPAYGNWYNVGADDYLEFFRLVNNNDSISAVVLDCNGPGSSVDAINLMKEFVDEKKKPFVGLSNLCCSGHLWSLSMLCDHHMSYGDISPSIGSVGVMSMVIDDREAMEKDGYKVMMIRAPQSTTKGQAMVDYYAKNDEAFIKAYEDEMEPMAAAFINDMKKYRPNIDQKADGIFTGSVYNAKDALKYGVIDSIGSEKKAFALAQALAELNEN; from the coding sequence ATGAAAATAAATACGGCTTCCAATATTTTCCGCGGTGCTTGGCTACTGAATCCTGCGTACGCACCAGAACTCGAAATGCTGGCGAACAGTCATAAGAATGGCGCAACCGGAAACGTGATCGATCGTAAAGAATTTTTCGCAGCTGCAAAAAATACAAGTGCTTCTCCGGGTCAACCGAAACAGGAACGCCGGATTATTAAAGTCCCGATGCGCGGACTTCTTCCTGCCTACGGTAATTGGTACAATGTCGGCGCCGACGATTATCTCGAATTTTTTCGCTTAGTCAACAATAACGATTCTATTTCCGCTGTGGTCTTAGATTGCAATGGCCCCGGATCCTCCGTGGATGCCATCAACCTCATGAAAGAATTTGTCGACGAAAAAAAGAAACCGTTTGTCGGTTTATCAAATCTCTGCTGTTCCGGTCACTTATGGAGTTTATCCATGCTTTGCGATCATCATATGTCCTATGGTGATATCAGCCCGAGCATTGGATCGGTCGGCGTCATGTCGATGGTAATCGACGACAGGGAAGCCATGGAAAAAGACGGCTACAAAGTCATGATGATCCGTGCTCCGCAATCCACAACCAAAGGTCAGGCGATGGTAGATTACTACGCCAAAAACGACGAAGCTTTCATTAAAGCGTATGAAGATGAAATGGAACCAATGGCGGCCGCTTTCATTAATGACATGAAAAAATACAGACCGAATATCGATCAGAAAGCCGACGGCATTTTTACCGGTTCGGTTTACAATGCAAAAGACGCCCTGAAATATGGTGTCATCGATTCCATCGGTTCAGAAAAAAAAGCCTTTGCACTCGCTCAGGCACTCGCAGAACTCAACGAAAATTAA
- a CDS encoding N-acetylmuramidase family protein: MKTLQECDYVTAANLLNCEVAAIKAVEEVESSGSGFLSTGEPRILFEGHVFYRLTKGKFGVSNVSYPSWISKYYNENQHLRLAKAITLNREAALQSASWGKFQIMGENWKSLGYSSLQEFINAMYANETEHLMAFVKFVKVNGLADELKRKDWAGFARGYNGPGYAKNQYDKKMAAAYLKFSRK; this comes from the coding sequence ATGAAAACATTACAAGAATGCGATTACGTAACGGCGGCGAACTTGCTCAACTGCGAAGTTGCGGCGATCAAAGCCGTGGAAGAAGTAGAATCTTCCGGCAGCGGCTTCCTTTCCACGGGCGAACCCAGAATTCTTTTTGAAGGTCACGTTTTTTACCGCCTCACAAAAGGAAAATTTGGCGTTTCCAATGTTTCTTATCCGAGTTGGATCTCGAAATATTACAATGAAAACCAACACTTGCGATTGGCAAAAGCTATTACGTTGAACCGTGAAGCCGCACTACAGTCCGCTTCCTGGGGGAAATTCCAGATCATGGGCGAAAACTGGAAGTCACTTGGATATTCTTCTCTCCAGGAATTCATCAATGCCATGTATGCCAACGAGACCGAACATTTAATGGCCTTCGTGAAGTTTGTGAAAGTAAACGGCTTGGCTGATGAATTAAAGCGCAAAGATTGGGCGGGATTTGCACGAGGGTACAACGGTCCGGGTTATGCGAAAAACCAATACGACAAAAAAATGGCCGCCGCCTACCTTAAATTTTCACGGAAATGA
- a CDS encoding DUF285 domain-containing protein, with translation MFNPIQFYESGRARKKIFEAIFDTTKTSAGSSSSNQIKLLFAGTSFDIKTIDWGDGIVEVYTTNIPNVTHIYTVSGVYNIKIISNQFRLSFGNNSDKLKLLEIKTWGGLYLYGSCFTDCSNLILSNVIDVPKMDTTSSGVFTRCSSITTINKLNEWDFSVLTSPIGFFSGCSKFNQPINLNTLNATSLASFLFNCSSFNSSITLNTDKVVNHTDFLRGATVFNNSITFSSYVMYSIVGFFRDAKAFNQTVAHWDTSNVNSLALVFYGASAYNQDVSTLDISNALSVNGLFFNATNFNQDISALNFNINTDTTNIMSGKTFNNYNKLFYNNLLQKWASAFIGTGRTNTNKNINMGTIRYTSAGKSYRDALVADGWNITDGGLTV, from the coding sequence ATGTTTAACCCAATTCAATTTTACGAATCAGGAAGAGCAAGGAAAAAGATTTTCGAAGCTATTTTTGATACAACAAAAACAAGTGCAGGAAGTTCATCTAGCAATCAAATTAAACTTTTGTTTGCAGGAACTTCTTTTGATATAAAAACAATTGATTGGGGAGATGGAATAGTTGAAGTTTATACAACTAATATTCCCAATGTGACTCATATATATACAGTAAGTGGTGTTTATAATATTAAAATTATTTCTAATCAATTTAGATTATCGTTTGGGAATAATTCTGACAAGCTGAAACTTTTAGAGATTAAAACATGGGGAGGTTTGTATTTATATGGAAGTTGTTTTACGGACTGTTCAAATTTAATTCTAAGCAACGTTATCGATGTCCCTAAAATGGATACGACATCTTCAGGAGTTTTTACTAGGTGTTCAAGTATAACAACGATTAATAAATTAAATGAGTGGGATTTTTCAGTTTTAACATCACCCATAGGGTTTTTTAGTGGATGTTCTAAATTTAATCAACCGATAAATCTTAATACTTTAAACGCAACATCTTTAGCTAGTTTCCTTTTTAATTGTTCATCATTTAATAGTTCAATTACTTTAAATACTGATAAAGTAGTAAATCATACTGATTTTCTAAGAGGAGCGACGGTATTTAATAACAGCATAACCTTTAGTAGTTATGTAATGTATTCTATCGTTGGATTTTTCAGGGATGCTAAAGCATTTAATCAAACAGTGGCGCACTGGGATACCTCAAATGTAAATAGTCTTGCTTTAGTGTTTTATGGTGCATCTGCATATAATCAAGATGTATCTACTTTAGATATTTCCAATGCTTTATCAGTTAACGGTTTATTTTTTAATGCTACAAACTTTAATCAGGATATTTCAGCATTAAACTTTAATATAAATACAGATACTACCAATATTATGAGTGGTAAAACATTTAATAATTATAATAAACTTTTCTACAATAATCTTTTACAAAAATGGGCATCTGCTTTCATTGGTACAGGTAGAACTAATACTAATAAAAATATTAACATGGGAACAATCAGATACACATCAGCAGGTAAATCCTATCGGGATGCGCTAGTTGCAGATGGCTGGAATATAACAGATGGGGGCTTAACAGTTTAA
- a CDS encoding DUF3127 domain-containing protein, translating into MEITGKILQKNEVRKITDSFSVQEFIADCGTTNQMQEWKENILKFQASNSRITDLEKITIGSIVKISFFPNGRWYDKKRRFRKRCGQ; encoded by the coding sequence ATGGAAATCACAGGAAAAATTTTACAGAAAAACGAAGTCAGAAAAATTACCGACAGCTTCAGCGTGCAGGAATTTATTGCGGATTGCGGTACCACCAACCAAATGCAGGAGTGGAAAGAAAATATTTTGAAATTTCAGGCGAGCAATTCCCGGATTACGGACCTCGAAAAAATAACGATCGGCAGCATAGTTAAAATTTCATTTTTTCCGAACGGCCGGTGGTACGATAAAAAAAGACGGTTCCGGAAGAGATGCGGCCAGTAA
- a CDS encoding DUF4062 domain-containing protein has translation MNNLNVFVSSTCFDLSQIRSNLKDFIEQFGHNPVLSETNNFPVEPNLDAVENCIKNVHEFADIFVLIIGNRYGSIIETGKSITNTEYLTAQQKGIPIFCFIDKKILNALSFYRDNKDGNYTKIVDNVQIFDFVDDIRSKANRWVFDFDDSKEIISTLKIQLSYLFKDSLKVKKIFDTDIDDFFKEHLSIKCLKILVEKKSHFEIDFLAQTFIDEIEKKEFLKNDIEYSILTEPKHYISDNSELTRWASNRLKAVGQITSNLSSLFPVVHKFIGELGQPSDIKGLYYVSLKYAQIFEQLLNWMIDVKSTSVKENQINIKIYLADMAFDVLKTLWDFPFGIKRQLENIKKEELLGNTITTIDLNMKLQLNEAALNKFNAAILELSTQINNEIN, from the coding sequence ATGAACAATCTCAATGTTTTCGTAAGCTCAACATGTTTCGATTTATCGCAGATCAGATCAAATCTAAAAGATTTTATTGAGCAATTTGGTCATAATCCAGTTCTTTCAGAAACCAATAACTTTCCAGTAGAACCTAATTTAGACGCTGTAGAAAACTGTATAAAAAATGTGCATGAGTTTGCCGATATATTTGTTTTAATAATTGGTAATCGATACGGAAGTATTATAGAAACAGGAAAGTCAATAACCAACACTGAGTACCTAACCGCACAACAAAAAGGTATTCCTATTTTTTGTTTTATTGATAAAAAGATTTTAAACGCACTAAGTTTTTACCGCGATAATAAAGACGGAAATTATACCAAAATTGTGGATAATGTGCAGATTTTTGATTTCGTTGACGATATTAGATCTAAAGCGAATAGGTGGGTTTTCGATTTTGATGACTCAAAAGAGATTATATCAACATTGAAAATTCAGCTTTCATATTTGTTCAAAGACAGTTTGAAAGTAAAAAAGATTTTTGACACAGATATAGATGATTTTTTCAAAGAACATTTAAGCATAAAATGTTTAAAAATTTTAGTTGAAAAAAAATCACATTTTGAAATTGATTTCTTAGCACAAACATTTATTGACGAAATTGAGAAAAAAGAGTTTTTAAAAAATGATATTGAATACTCGATTCTAACTGAACCAAAACATTATATTTCAGACAATAGTGAATTAACTCGATGGGCGTCAAATAGACTAAAAGCTGTTGGGCAAATTACAAGCAACTTATCGTCTTTGTTTCCTGTAGTTCATAAATTTATCGGGGAATTAGGTCAACCATCAGACATTAAAGGCCTTTATTATGTTTCCTTAAAGTATGCGCAGATTTTTGAACAATTATTAAATTGGATGATTGACGTTAAAAGTACTTCAGTTAAGGAAAATCAAATAAATATTAAAATATATTTAGCGGATATGGCTTTCGACGTTTTAAAAACGTTGTGGGATTTTCCATTTGGCATTAAAAGACAACTTGAGAATATTAAGAAAGAAGAATTATTAGGTAATACAATTACAACCATTGATCTTAATATGAAATTGCAACTAAATGAAGCAGCATTAAATAAATTTAATGCTGCTATACTAGAACTTAGCACTCAAATAAATAACGAAATAAATTAA
- a CDS encoding hydrogenase maturation nickel metallochaperone HypA, whose translation MKLTLTERRNFISSWLKLKPKPKEEPKTVLSVAKSLGLGSNHEVWRTCNSCGNHFDVRIELKFICPDCGSVDLRIG comes from the coding sequence ATGAAACTAACACTTACGGAGCGCAGGAACTTCATCAGTTCCTGGCTCAAACTTAAACCGAAACCGAAAGAGGAACCGAAAACGGTCTTGTCTGTGGCAAAAAGTTTAGGTTTAGGCAGCAACCACGAAGTGTGGCGAACCTGCAACAGCTGCGGAAATCATTTCGACGTTCGCATCGAACTGAAATTTATATGTCCGGATTGCGGAAGTGTGGACTTAAGAATTGGATAA
- a CDS encoding DUF6712 family protein gives MKILFNKDNAESGEILDVLGFTDADINLAKVWPYLRSASREIQTIIGEDNYTICETVGDDIDAAEDENAELYDLVRYAIALDAFRKYAPLNDLAFTNEGRLFRRDEHQVAAFQWQIDNSNDAMERRYYESVDEIINFIMDSEHLEPSDYMMQFSGLYVPNLKSFQKYVNINDSHLLYFKLAPSLRLCEQREIINRMGAKFQEYKADAMRDSYIHGLVQNICVYFAMADGIQKFSVQLFPEGLMKAGKESQANKRSASGYDKESITLFYRSELASLLKMLEIEMKKLEPVYTSKPQINFGKDDGFVTTS, from the coding sequence ATGAAAATTCTATTCAATAAAGACAATGCCGAATCAGGCGAAATACTCGACGTTCTCGGCTTTACGGATGCAGATATTAACTTGGCGAAAGTTTGGCCGTATCTGCGTTCCGCTTCCCGCGAAATTCAAACGATCATTGGTGAAGATAATTACACGATCTGTGAAACGGTTGGCGATGATATCGATGCCGCGGAAGATGAAAACGCAGAACTCTACGATCTCGTTCGCTATGCAATTGCTCTGGATGCTTTCCGAAAATATGCGCCACTCAATGACCTGGCATTTACCAACGAAGGCAGGTTGTTCCGTCGTGATGAACATCAGGTCGCTGCCTTTCAATGGCAGATTGATAATTCAAATGATGCCATGGAACGCAGATATTACGAGTCTGTGGACGAAATCATCAACTTCATCATGGATTCCGAGCATCTGGAGCCCTCGGATTACATGATGCAATTTTCAGGGCTTTACGTGCCGAATTTGAAATCCTTTCAGAAATATGTGAATATTAACGATTCGCATCTGCTCTATTTTAAATTGGCGCCGTCGCTCCGGCTGTGTGAGCAGCGCGAGATCATCAACAGAATGGGCGCTAAATTTCAGGAATATAAAGCTGATGCTATGCGCGACAGCTACATTCACGGTTTAGTTCAAAATATCTGCGTGTATTTCGCAATGGCAGATGGTATTCAGAAATTTTCTGTTCAGTTGTTCCCCGAAGGTTTAATGAAAGCAGGAAAAGAAAGTCAAGCCAATAAACGGTCTGCCTCGGGTTACGATAAAGAAAGTATCACTTTATTTTATCGGTCAGAATTAGCCAGTCTGCTCAAAATGCTGGAGATCGAAATGAAAAAACTGGAACCTGTTTACACTTCAAAACCGCAAATCAATTTCGGAAAAGATGACGGCTTTGTCACGACTTCTTAA
- a CDS encoding YopX family protein gives MAREIKFRIWDGSQMNYHVLAGKLGVFYASIDPKDTASVINTKYPENIEPMQFIGLKDKNGTEIYEGDKLQIKTSAGRTEVFTVVYDIHRRETKIGFTVDIPSFAFVNSEGFPTYPIVDNYLNGHDLEIIEVIGHIYQ, from the coding sequence ATGGCTAGAGAAATAAAATTTAGAATTTGGGATGGATCTCAAATGAACTACCATGTATTAGCAGGAAAACTCGGTGTTTTTTATGCTTCTATTGATCCAAAAGATACTGCATCTGTGATTAATACAAAATATCCTGAAAACATTGAACCAATGCAATTCATTGGATTAAAGGATAAAAACGGAACAGAAATTTATGAAGGTGATAAACTGCAAATAAAAACAAGTGCGGGACGAACCGAAGTATTCACAGTTGTTTATGACATTCATCGCAGAGAAACTAAGATTGGTTTTACCGTGGACATTCCCTCATTTGCATTTGTAAATAGTGAAGGATTTCCAACTTATCCAATCGTGGATAATTATTTAAATGGACATGATTTAGAGATCATCGAAGTAATCGGACACATCTACCAATAA